Proteins from one Gossypium raimondii isolate GPD5lz chromosome 8, ASM2569854v1, whole genome shotgun sequence genomic window:
- the LOC105792185 gene encoding bifunctional UDP-glucose 4-epimerase and UDP-xylose 4-epimerase 1 isoform X2, whose product MKTILVTGGAGFIGTHTVVQLLNEGFKVSIIDNLDNSVIEAIDRVKELVGPELSKKLQFNLGDLRNRDDLDKLFSKTKFDAVIHFAGLKAVGESVGNPRRYFDNNLIGTINLYEIMAKYNCKKMVFSSSATVYGQPEKIPCVEDFELKAMNPYGRTKLFLEEIARDIQKAEPDWRIILLRYFNPVGAHESGKIGEDPKGIPNNLMPYIQQVAVGRLPELNVYGHDYPTKDGSAIRDYIHVMDLADGHTAALRKLFTTESIGCVAYNLGTECGTSVLEMVAAFEKASGKKIPIKLCPRRPGDATAVYASTEKAQRELGWKAKYGVAEMCRDQWKWASSNPWGYQSKKP is encoded by the exons ATG AAAACTATTCTTGTTACTGGTGGTGCTGGGTTCATTGGTACTCATACAGTGGTACAGCTACTCAATGAAGGTTTTAAAGTGTCAATTATTGACAATCTTGATAACTCTGTTATTGAGGCTATTGATAGGGTTAAGGAATTAGTGGGTCCTGAGCTCTCTAAGAAACTCCAGTTCAACTTG GGTGATTTGAGGAACAGGGATGACTTGGATAAGCTTTTCTCTAAGACAAA GTTTGATGCTGTCATCCATTTTGCTGGCCTTAAGGCTGTTGGGGAGAGTGTCGGTAACCCTCGTCGGTATTTTGACAATAATTTGATTGGCACTATCAATCTGTATGAGATCATGGCCAAATATAATTGCAAAAAG ATGGTATTCTCATCTTCCGCAACTGTGTATGGCCAACCCGAGAAAATACCATGTGTTGAGGATTTTGAGTTGAAGGCCATGAATCCTTATGGACGGACCAAG CTTTTCCTTGAGGAAATTGCACGAGATATTCAGAAGGCTGAACCAGATTGGCGTATCATTTTACTGCGTTACTTCAATCCTGTTGGTGCTCATGAGAGTGGTAAAATTGGAGAAGATCCAAAAGGCATCCCGAATAACCTCATGCCTTACATACAACAAGTGGCTGTAGGCAGATTACCTGAACTTAATGTATATGGTCATGATTATCCAACCAAGGATGGCAGCGCG ATCCGAGACTACATCCATGTTATGGACTTAGCTGATGGCCATACTGCCGCACTTAGGAAACTTTTTACCACAGAGAGTATAG GTTGTGTTGCCTACAACTTGGGAACTGAATGTGGTACATCTGTGCTCGAAATGGTTGCAGCTTTCGAAAAAGCTTCCGGAAAG AAAATCCCCATTAAACTATGCCCAAGAAGACCTGGAGATGCTACTGCCGTTTATGCTTCTACCGAGAAAGCTCAAAGGGAACTTGGCTGGAA GGCAAAATATGGTGTAGCTGAGATGTGTAGGGATCAATGGAAGTGGGCGAGCAGCAATCCATGGGGATACCAGTCAAAAAAGCCTTAA
- the LOC105792189 gene encoding uncharacterized protein LOC105792189: protein MALQEKLDRFKQQQEKCQSMLSNIAAKSASSRSTPKPAPAAASPFPSARPSAPVKFSNDTERLQHINSIRKAPVGAQMKRVIDILFQTRQAFTPEQINEACYVDVNGNKDVFEGLRKNPKVNYDGKRFSYKAKHDVKNKNELLVLIRKYIEGIAVIDLRDAYPNVMEDLQGLKAAGQIWLLSNFDSQEDIAFPNDPRVPIKVDDDLKELFRSIELPRDMLDIEKDLQKNGMKPATNTAKRRAAAQVQGITSKPKPRQKNKEFSKKAKLTNAHLPELFQSLKNS from the exons ATGGCATTACAAGAGAAGTTAGATAGATTTAAACAGCAGCAGGAGAAGTGTCAGTCGATGCTCTCCAACATtgcagcaaaatcagcatcttCTAGGTCCACTCCAAAACCTGCACCTGCGGCCGCCTCCCCCTTTCCCAGTGCAAGACCTTCTGCTCCTGTCAAATTCTCAAATGATACCGAGAGGCTTCAGCACATTAACAGCATTCGAAAAGCTCCTGTTGGAGCTCAAATGAAGCGTGTTATTGACATTCTGTTTCAG ACAAGGCAAGCTTTCACACCAGAGCAGATCAATGAAGCATGTTATGTTGATGTGAATGGCAACAAAGATGTCTTTGAGGGCTTGAGGAAAAACCCAAAAGTGAACTATGATGGAAAGCGCTTCTCTTACAAG GCTAAGCATGACGTTAAAAACAAGAATGAACTTCTTGTCTTGATTCGGAAATATATTGAAGGCATTGCTGTTATTGATCTCAGGGATGCATACCCGAATGTGATGGAGGACTTGCAG GGTCTGAAAGCTGCAGGTCAGATTTGGCTGctatcaaattttgattctcAGGAGGACATTGCCTTCCCAAATGATCCCAGGGTGCCTATTAAGGTTGATGATGACCTTAAAGAGCTATTTCGGTCTATTGAATTGCCACGAGACATGCTCGACATCGAAAAAGATCTCCAAAAGAATGGCATGAAACCTGCTACTAACACAGCAAAAAGGAGGGCTGCTGCACAAGTCCAAGGAATTACCTCCAAACCCAAACCCAGACAGAAAAACAAAGAGTTCTCCAAGAAGGCCAAGCTAACCAATGCACATCTTCCAGAACTTTTCCAGAGTCTTAAAAATTCTTGA
- the LOC105792188 gene encoding elicitor-responsive protein 3 isoform X1, translating to MPQGSLEVFLASAKGLEDTDFLFKMDPYVILTCRTQEQKSSVASGSEPVWNENFIFNVSEGAEELKLKIMDSDIGNDDFVGEAEICLKSVLREGRIPPTAYNIVKNKEFCGEIKVGLTFNPEERSSRDYDDRDEYSRGWKESSHSDRDRTSRRDDSPRGRRHSPERERDYRGRDSDEDRRRGGRRRHSSDED from the exons ATGCCTCAGGGATCGCTTGAAGTTTTTCTTGCAAGTGCCAAGGGTCTTGAGGACACTGATTTTCTGT TCAAAATGGATCCATATGTGATCCTCACTTGTCGAACTCAGGAGCAGAAAAGTAGTGTTGCATCAG GGTCTGAACCGGTATGGAACGAGAATTTCATATTCAATGTGTCGGAAGGAGCTGAGGAACTAAAACTGAAAATAATGGACAGTGATATTGGTAATGATGATTTCGTTGGAGAAGCTGA AATTTGTTTAAAGTCGGTATTGCGAGAAGGACGCATTCCTCCAACTGCatataatattgtaaaaaataagGAGTTTTGTGGGGAGATTAAAGTTGGTCTCACTTTCAACCCCGAG GAGCGGAGTTCCAGAGACTATGATGATAGGGATGAATATTCTAGAGGATGGAAGGAGTCTTCACACTCAGACAGa GATCGAACTTCCAGAAGGGATGATTCCCCTAGAGGAAGAAGGCACTCTCCAGAAAGA GAAAGGGATTATAGAGGTAGGGATTCAGACGAAGATCGTAGAAGGGGTGGAAGGAGGAGGCATTCTTCAGACGAAGACTAG
- the LOC105792188 gene encoding elicitor-responsive protein 3 isoform X2, translating into MPQGSLEVFLASAKGLEDTDFLFKMDPYVILTCRTQEQKSSVASGSEPVWNENFIFNVSEGAEELKLKIMDSDIGNDDFVGEAESGVPETMMIGMNILEDGRSLHTQTEIELPEGMIPLEEEGTLQKEKGIIEVGIQTKIVEGVEGGGILQTKTRHHAVSLSIKF; encoded by the exons ATGCCTCAGGGATCGCTTGAAGTTTTTCTTGCAAGTGCCAAGGGTCTTGAGGACACTGATTTTCTGT TCAAAATGGATCCATATGTGATCCTCACTTGTCGAACTCAGGAGCAGAAAAGTAGTGTTGCATCAG GGTCTGAACCGGTATGGAACGAGAATTTCATATTCAATGTGTCGGAAGGAGCTGAGGAACTAAAACTGAAAATAATGGACAGTGATATTGGTAATGATGATTTCGTTGGAGAAGCTGA GAGCGGAGTTCCAGAGACTATGATGATAGGGATGAATATTCTAGAGGATGGAAGGAGTCTTCACACTCAGACAGa GATCGAACTTCCAGAAGGGATGATTCCCCTAGAGGAAGAAGGCACTCTCCAGAAAGA GAAAGGGATTATAGAGGTAGGGATTCAGACGAAGATCGTAGAAGGGGTGGAAGGAGGAGGCATTCTTCAGACGAAGACTAGACACCATGCGGTTTCCCTATCAATAAAGTTTTGA
- the LOC105792185 gene encoding bifunctional UDP-glucose 4-epimerase and UDP-xylose 4-epimerase 1 isoform X1 gives MDASQKTILVTGGAGFIGTHTVVQLLNEGFKVSIIDNLDNSVIEAIDRVKELVGPELSKKLQFNLGDLRNRDDLDKLFSKTKFDAVIHFAGLKAVGESVGNPRRYFDNNLIGTINLYEIMAKYNCKKMVFSSSATVYGQPEKIPCVEDFELKAMNPYGRTKLFLEEIARDIQKAEPDWRIILLRYFNPVGAHESGKIGEDPKGIPNNLMPYIQQVAVGRLPELNVYGHDYPTKDGSAIRDYIHVMDLADGHTAALRKLFTTESIGCVAYNLGTECGTSVLEMVAAFEKASGKKIPIKLCPRRPGDATAVYASTEKAQRELGWKAKYGVAEMCRDQWKWASSNPWGYQSKKP, from the exons atggatgCTTCACAGAAAACTATTCTTGTTACTGGTGGTGCTGGGTTCATTGGTACTCATACAGTGGTACAGCTACTCAATGAAGGTTTTAAAGTGTCAATTATTGACAATCTTGATAACTCTGTTATTGAGGCTATTGATAGGGTTAAGGAATTAGTGGGTCCTGAGCTCTCTAAGAAACTCCAGTTCAACTTG GGTGATTTGAGGAACAGGGATGACTTGGATAAGCTTTTCTCTAAGACAAA GTTTGATGCTGTCATCCATTTTGCTGGCCTTAAGGCTGTTGGGGAGAGTGTCGGTAACCCTCGTCGGTATTTTGACAATAATTTGATTGGCACTATCAATCTGTATGAGATCATGGCCAAATATAATTGCAAAAAG ATGGTATTCTCATCTTCCGCAACTGTGTATGGCCAACCCGAGAAAATACCATGTGTTGAGGATTTTGAGTTGAAGGCCATGAATCCTTATGGACGGACCAAG CTTTTCCTTGAGGAAATTGCACGAGATATTCAGAAGGCTGAACCAGATTGGCGTATCATTTTACTGCGTTACTTCAATCCTGTTGGTGCTCATGAGAGTGGTAAAATTGGAGAAGATCCAAAAGGCATCCCGAATAACCTCATGCCTTACATACAACAAGTGGCTGTAGGCAGATTACCTGAACTTAATGTATATGGTCATGATTATCCAACCAAGGATGGCAGCGCG ATCCGAGACTACATCCATGTTATGGACTTAGCTGATGGCCATACTGCCGCACTTAGGAAACTTTTTACCACAGAGAGTATAG GTTGTGTTGCCTACAACTTGGGAACTGAATGTGGTACATCTGTGCTCGAAATGGTTGCAGCTTTCGAAAAAGCTTCCGGAAAG AAAATCCCCATTAAACTATGCCCAAGAAGACCTGGAGATGCTACTGCCGTTTATGCTTCTACCGAGAAAGCTCAAAGGGAACTTGGCTGGAA GGCAAAATATGGTGTAGCTGAGATGTGTAGGGATCAATGGAAGTGGGCGAGCAGCAATCCATGGGGATACCAGTCAAAAAAGCCTTAA